Proteins encoded by one window of Heptranchias perlo isolate sHepPer1 unplaced genomic scaffold, sHepPer1.hap1 HAP1_SCAFFOLD_389, whole genome shotgun sequence:
- the LOC137311981 gene encoding SLAM family member 5-like isoform X1, which translates to MWQLCAGRVWSLVCVFLFAICVGEIQTLRPPVNGTLGQSIVLPVGIPPTPEDVEVVWKRKEPDARIARYMNKNVETFGTEEYTGRIKFHPENYSLQISVLQREDSGVYEVIVTGALGRETSELVRLDVYERVSGTNIRSTVTQGICNITLTCSVTSGDLTSFRWWRGREELGNDSNHYLSGYGEELRIYYTSDVKESVHTCEAWNAVSKDTAQVELSGVCNIPVSGVSVTNSSDINCIALLLVFLIPCVAFSIYKCRRHSSRSEGLANAADGRSFERASVPNNYASQVNSENPESPPPVSAEVQRSSGT; encoded by the exons ATGTGGCAGTTGTGTGCGGGACGGGTCTGGAGCCTTGTCTGTGTGTTCCTGTTTGCCATCTGCGTGG GTGAAATTCAGACTCTCCGTCCCCCTGTGAATGGAACCCTGGGTCAGTCGATTGTCTTACCTGTTGGGATCCCACCCACACCGGAGGATGTTGAGGTTGTTTGGAAACGCAAAGAACCCGACGCCAGAATAGCGAGATACATGAACAAGAATGTTGAAACGTTCGGCACTGAGGAGTACACGGGACGGATAAAGTTTCATCCAGAGAATTACAGTCTGCAAATCAGTGTCTTACAGAGAGAGGACAGTGGTGTGTATGAGGTGATTGTAACAGGAGCGTTAGGACGTGAAACTTCGGAGCTGGTTCGACTGGACGTGTACG AGCGTGTGTCAGGAACGAACATCAGGTCTACTGTCACCCAGGGGATCTGTAACATCACCCTGACCTGCTCAGTGACCTCAGGCGATCTCACCAGCTTCCGATGGTGGAGGGGACGAGAGGAGTTGGGGAATGACAGCAACCATTATCTCTCTGGATACGGAGAGGAACTCCGGATCTATTACACATCGGATGTCAAGGAGAGTGTGCACACGTGTGAAGCCTGGAACGCAGTCAGTAAGGACACTGCACAGGTCGAGCTGAGTGGTGTCTGCAATATACCCGTATCTG GCGTATCTGTTACGAATTCATctgacatcaactgcattgccctcctccttgtttttttaattccatgTGTCGCCTTCTCCATTTATAAATGCCGTCGACATTCCTCCCGTTCAGAAG GCTTGGCAAATGCTGCAGATGGTCGAAGCTTCGAACGTGCCTCGGTTCCCAACAATTAC GCATCGCAGGTTAACAGCGAGAACCCGGAAAGCCCGCCCCCCGTCTCCGCAGAGGTACAACGCTCGAGCGGAACGTGA
- the LOC137311981 gene encoding SLAM family member 5-like isoform X2 has protein sequence MWQLCAGRVWSLVCVFLFAICVGEIQTLRPPVNGTLGQSIVLPVGIPPTPEDVEVVWKRKEPDARIARYMNKNVETFGTEEYTGRIKFHPENYSLQISVLQREDSGVYEVIVTGALGRETSELVRLDVYERVSGTNIRSTVTQGICNITLTCSVTSGDLTSFRWWRGREELGNDSNHYLSGYGEELRIYYTSDVKESVHTCEAWNAVSKDTAQVELSGVCNIPVSGVSVTNSSDINCIALLLVFLIPCVAFSIYKCRRHSSRSEGLANAADGRSFERASVPNNYVNSENPESPPPVSAEVQRSSGT, from the exons ATGTGGCAGTTGTGTGCGGGACGGGTCTGGAGCCTTGTCTGTGTGTTCCTGTTTGCCATCTGCGTGG GTGAAATTCAGACTCTCCGTCCCCCTGTGAATGGAACCCTGGGTCAGTCGATTGTCTTACCTGTTGGGATCCCACCCACACCGGAGGATGTTGAGGTTGTTTGGAAACGCAAAGAACCCGACGCCAGAATAGCGAGATACATGAACAAGAATGTTGAAACGTTCGGCACTGAGGAGTACACGGGACGGATAAAGTTTCATCCAGAGAATTACAGTCTGCAAATCAGTGTCTTACAGAGAGAGGACAGTGGTGTGTATGAGGTGATTGTAACAGGAGCGTTAGGACGTGAAACTTCGGAGCTGGTTCGACTGGACGTGTACG AGCGTGTGTCAGGAACGAACATCAGGTCTACTGTCACCCAGGGGATCTGTAACATCACCCTGACCTGCTCAGTGACCTCAGGCGATCTCACCAGCTTCCGATGGTGGAGGGGACGAGAGGAGTTGGGGAATGACAGCAACCATTATCTCTCTGGATACGGAGAGGAACTCCGGATCTATTACACATCGGATGTCAAGGAGAGTGTGCACACGTGTGAAGCCTGGAACGCAGTCAGTAAGGACACTGCACAGGTCGAGCTGAGTGGTGTCTGCAATATACCCGTATCTG GCGTATCTGTTACGAATTCATctgacatcaactgcattgccctcctccttgtttttttaattccatgTGTCGCCTTCTCCATTTATAAATGCCGTCGACATTCCTCCCGTTCAGAAG GCTTGGCAAATGCTGCAGATGGTCGAAGCTTCGAACGTGCCTCGGTTCCCAACAATTAC GTTAACAGCGAGAACCCGGAAAGCCCGCCCCCCGTCTCCGCAGAGGTACAACGCTCGAGCGGAACGTGA